In Daphnia magna isolate NIES linkage group LG5, ASM2063170v1.1, whole genome shotgun sequence, the sequence GATATACGTCGGACGGTGATGGCTATCACATCGAAAGGGGAGCCAGGTGTCGAAGACTGATGACGCACGATTCGGCCATATTAAATCCAATCACAATAAAACgcagagttaaaaaaaaatatattttttgaacACGGACACAAAGGTTATTTTGTCGTTGGAACTTTGTGTGCTTTTTTCTGAATACATACAAGTATAACGGTACGAATTGTTCCTTATTTACGTAGCATATCATTTGGGGCTGAAAATTGCGGTCTTTCATTGTAATGCAGCGATTTGATGTGATTATGGCTTCAGCAATTGTGGGTCCTGGGTGAACGAGAACGCTTTGAATGCAATTTGACCGGTCCTCTGCCGTGAAAGGCAGCCGTACCTGCATTTTCATAGCACAATGTTCATCTAGCTTGTCTCGTATTGCAAAAGCATTCGCGAATATTAAAGCAACGACTCAGCCTAATTATAATACAGCAATAGATCCAATTTTCGTGAGTTTGCACGTGAATTTTCATGCGTACTTAATCGAATTCGGATGGCTGTTAGTCTATGACATTCGGCTCTTTGATGTTGAGCTATTGTAAATGCGGTACAGAAGCAATGACCGAGATGAAATTTCTtagaatttcattttcgttgATTAAAAACTGAGCTTGTTTTGATTCCAAGGCTTTATAATATGAGCTAGACTATAAGTCTCTGAATTCTACAGTCATCTGAATTATAAATCAAAGCCAAAAGTTATAAAATCGATTTACTGTTGTGAGTTGCATTCGGTTTGTAATCAACTAACATCttgatttaaaagaaaaccgTTTCGATCGATACGATGGTGGAAAAATAATATGCTTCGTTAGCTTTGCCATATATAGTCTGTTTCAGTTTGAATGATTTATGGGATGGAATGGTATCGTCGTGAATCACTCGAAATGTTTAACTGTTAACTGCTCTTCGTCTAATGTTAACATTCGTAACTTGACGTCTAACCGTGTTACTCTCATGAATGCTTTCATTATGGAGGCAATAAATCACGGGAGGCAAATTTCGTTGGCCTCTGTTATTAGCTTAATAGTTTTGAACTATACCTCGTAATGCTTAATTTCATCCAAGTCACGTTCGGTTGCAAAATATCGATCTGTATAATCATCCAATCTTTGTTGGTGAGCATCGTTCAGCCAAAGTAAATGATGTAGACATTCGAAGCAAAACGTTCgtgatttgaataaaaaagttCGTTTCCTTTTGCGTAGTAATGAAATGTATTGAAAATCAAATAGTAATAATAACAAGAGAACAATTTTTTATGTAAGAAGCAGAACAAAGATATCTAAAGAGTTAGCTTCCAAGTCAATAAGATGTCAGTTAATCATGTCGAAAACTCCATTTCACCGATTGATGAAGGCAGGATTTTTGGTAAGCGAGAGTCTAACGACAAGGGGTTGGCGTTAGTCTACCGTCTACCATATGCGGACATCACACGTTTCGGTGCGTAAGATGGAGCAGGAGCGGAGGGGCTTGGAGCTGTGTAGGCAGGGCTTTTGGCCGGAGAAACATAAGAAGATGTCACCGGAGTAGGGACGGGAGCAGGATAGGCAGTAACAATGTATGGTGGATATGAAACGTAAGAAGACGTAGTGGTGGTAGAAGGAGTAGTAGTGGTAGGAGCGTAGGTGGTAGTAGTAGCAGCGGTGGTAGTGGTAGGGGTGGGGGTAGTGGTAGGGGCGTAGGTAGTGGTAGGAGTGTAGGTAGTGGTAGGGGCGTAAGTGGTCGTAGGAGCGTAGGTAGTAGTTGTGGTAGGAGCGTAGGTAGTAGTTGTGGTAGGAGCGTAAGTGGTCGTAGGGGCATAGGTGGTCATAGCAGGAGCGTAAGTAGTAGGAGCTGGGTAGGAAGGGGCTGGAGTTGGGTAGGAAGGGGCTGGAGCTGGGTAGGAAGGGGCCGGAGCTGGGTAGGAAGGGGCTGGAGCAGGTTTTGCGACGTAGGGCATTTTCACATAGGTGACCGAGGTTTTGGTGTGTGAGAATGGGGCCTTACGAGGTGGTTTGTAAGGTGCAGGAGTCTCATAAACTGGAGCCGCTGTCGTGTAAGCCGGGGCAGCCGTTGTGTAAACAGGTGCAGGTGTAGTGTAAACCGGAGCTGCAGTTGTGTAAGTCGGGGCAGCCGCTGTGTAAACCGGGGCAGCCGTTGTGTAAACCGGTGCAGCTGTTGTGTAAACCGGGGCAGCCGTTGTGTAAACCGGGGCAGCCGTTGTGTAAACCGGGGCAGCCGTTGTGTAAACCGGGGCAGGTGTAGTGTACACAGGTGCTGGTGTCTCGTAAACTGGAGCAGGTGTAGTATAAACAGGGGCTGTGGCATATTTTTGGCCTTCTGCGTAGGCGACATTGGCCAAATGACCATAAGGTCCTGACTCGTACGTAACTGTTTGTTCTTTGCCATCAGGAAGAAGAGTTTTGTATTCTCCTACAGCCGTTTCTCCATCAATGGTTTCCTTTTTGGAGTGCTTATTTCCTTTGTAATCATCAACTGAGTATTGGTAGCTCACCTTCTTCTGTTTTGTTTCGATTTAAAGAGCATGAATAGTTAAATTTTCAACTCATATTTCGATAACATGTTAACCATTACATACCTTTTCGTAGGCTGGTTCCATGTAAGCAGGTGCTTTGTAGGCAGGTGCTGGCGCAGGTGTTGTGTATACGGGAACTGGGGCAGGAGCCATGTACGTTGGAGCTGGAGCAGGAGCCATGTATGCTGGAACTGGGGCAGGAGCCTTGTACACCGGGGCTGGAGCAGGAGCCTTGTATGTTGGAGCTGGGGCAGGAGCCTTGTACACCGGGGCTGGGGCAGGTGTTGTGTATACGGGAGCTGGAACAGGAGCTTTGTACATTGGAGCTGGAGCATAGATTTGGCCTTGCGCATAGGTGACGTTGGCTAAATGACCGGCAGGTCCGGACTCGTACGTAACTGTTTGTTCTTTGCCATCAGGAAGAAGAGTCTTGTATTCTCCAACGGCCGTTTCTCCATCAATGGTTTCCTTCTTGGAATGCTTGTTACCTTTGTAATCATCAACGGCGTATTCGTAGCTCACCTTCTTCTGTTCCTCGTCAAAAGTGAAGAAACGATTACATCGTAACGATTATGTTAGGGACTTTAAGGACAGCAATAATGATATACCTTTTCGTATGCAGGTTCAACATAAGCAGGAGCTTTGTAAGCTGTCGGTGCTGGAGCAGGAGTTTCATAGACTGGAGCTGGCGCAGCAGTTGTGTATACTGGGGCAGGGGCAGGAGTTGTGTATACGGGAGCTGGAGCAGGAGCCATGTAGGTTGGAGCAGGAGCAGAAGTTGTGTACATTGGAGCTGGGGCAGCAGTTGTGTATACGGGAGCTGGAGCAGGAGCTATGTAGGTTGGAGCTGGAGCAGGAGCCACGTACATTGGAGCTGGGGCAGCTGTTGTGTATACGGGAGCTGGGGCAGCTGTTGTGTATACGGGAGCTGGAGCAGCAGGCTTGTACATTGGAGCTGGAGCAGGAGCCTTGTATGCAGGAGCTGGAGCTTTGTACATTGGAGCTGGAGCAGGAGCCATATATGCTGGAGCTAGGGCAGGAGTTTCGTAGACTGGAGCTGGTGCAGGTGTCGTGTATACGGGTGCTGGAGCAGGAGCTTTGTAACTAGGAGCTGGGGCATAAATCTGGCCTTCTGCATAAGTAACATTGGCTAAATGACCGGCAGGTCCGGACTCGTAGGTGACGGTTTGTTCTTTGCCATCAGGAAGAAGGGTCTTGTATTCTCCTACAGCCATCTCTCCATCaatagtttcttttttggaaTGTTTGTTACCCTTGTAATCATCAACCGAGTATTCGTAGCTCACCTTCTTCTGCTTGCCATCATAAACAAGTGGTTTAAGCCTTAAAATCCAAATATGCAAAGgtataatttaataatgacGTACCTTTTCGTATGCAGGTTCGACGTAAGCAGGTGCCTGGTAGGCCGGAGCAGGAGCTTGATAAGTAGGGGCCTGTGTTGGCACAGGGTAAACCGGAGCTGGTGCAGCGTAGACTGGAGCCGGTGCAGGAGCTTTGTATGCTGGGGCTGGAGCATAAGTTTGTCCTTCGGTATAAGCCACATTGGCTAAATGACCATAAGGTCCCGACTCGTACGTCACTGTTTGTTCTTTGCCATCAGGAAGAAGAGTTTTGTACTCTCCCACCGCAGTTTCTCcatcgattttttcttttttcgaatGCTTGTTGCCGTAATAATCATCAAGGGCGTACTCGTAATTCACGATCTTTTTCTGTTATTCCACACGAAATCGGTAACAAAAGCCACACACAATTATCAAGATAAATGCACAAAAGAAACTTACCAACGAGTACATGTCGGTTGGTGGATAAACATCGCCGGTGACTACATAAGATTTCTTTTCGGGAGCATAATCAGTACCTCCCCAGCTTAAGCTGATGGCAGCGCAAAGCAGAGCAATATGAAAAAAGCTTCTCAGATGAATTCtatccattatttttttttatctgggAAGAAATCAAACTACAAAATAAATgaggaaaaatatgaataatttTTAAGGAGTTTCTTACTTTCAATTACAGCTGATCGAGAGGATATGTCTTACTTGGATGACTTACCGAAGACAGCTGATAATTTTCTGACCATCAGATGAAGCTTTATATAGCAGGTGCAAATACCTGTTTTCGTAACCTTGGACTCttctcatatttttttttactctactCTTGGATATCGGTGCAATCACTGCAAAAGGTGATGGGTACACGGCCAATTATAGCGACACAAATTCTCAGAAGTCTTCGTCATTAGGACGGAATGAAACAACACCGCGTCACAGGTAACATCATGGCGGGTCGGATTGGGACAGACTTAATTGTACCAGTTTTCATTGGCGCCGTACAGTACCAAAAAATGcaggtgtttttattttaccacAGACAGAGCCTAAAAGAGATTAAGCTTACAGATatgcaattaaaaaaaaacaaataacgcGCTGAGCTGTTGAGAACTCGAATATTAGGCTAATGAAATGCTTCAAATGTAAAACTATTCAgcaaaagcaaaatatttaaatttttcttattatgCGTCGATAAACTTAGCGatctagaaaacaaaagcaaagcaaattatttaaatttccttATGTGTGCACTGGCCTTTTTCGAAAATGTCCACTGGGAGGTCAATTTCAGAAGTGGCGGAGGCTGGGTGAGAATTTATTCGAAGGGGGCAAATTTGcataattttatttctagATTCGGTTTTTGAAGGAAACAAAATATGCGAGGAGGTCGGGGATAGAGAATTTAGGGGAAGGGTGACCTTTTCTTAGGACAACTACGTCATCGTGCCAGATTGGAGGGGCAGCTTTTGTCTGTCAGAATACAAAAGACGCGACAGACCATTCCCCCTTCACTAATTGCAAGTGGAATCTTACTAATTCTGGGGTATAAACATTACACCTGCCTTCCCAAAACGTTGTTGTGATACAGTCCAATTAGAATAGACTACCTAAATGATGTTTTCGTTGGGCAGACGTTACGTAGTCTGTAATTGATTACGAGAAAGAGACGTTCTATAATAAAGAATACGTTTTGCCAACGACAATTGCAattaaaaggtttttttttattcagctTGCTGAAGAGTTTTTCCAGATTGTTATATCGGCATTTATACAGTATGCGCTTTATACATTGGCTAAAAGTAGAGATGCATCCAAAGTTGCCACACTCCTTACGaatatttctttgttttcgtcGATGGCATTTTTAGAGATTTCATGATGAATTCTAGTAACCCATACCACCCAAGATATTGCTGTAGGAATACACTTGTGAATGAGGCGTAGAATAACCGTACGAGTATCCGGATGGCGAAGCGCTTGAATATCCAATCGGGTTGTAACCTAGAGCTCCGTAAATCGGAGACGAATATCTGTGGAAAAAATCACAATAAAATCAATCGTTAAATGTTTTCCCTATCTGTTGTAATGGTGAAGGAAATCTAATGTAAAGTCAACAAGTTTGATCAAACATTAAATTTACCCATAGCTTCCACCAGCTCCATAGCTACTGCCACCGTAAGCACCA encodes:
- the LOC116923964 gene encoding extensin-2 isoform X1, yielding MDRIHLRSFFHIALLCAAISLSWGGTDYAPEKKSYVVTGDVYPPTDMYSLKKIVNYEYALDDYYGNKHSKKEKIDGETAVGEYKTLLPDGKEQTVTYESGPYGHLANVAYTEGQTYAPAPAYKAPAPAPVYAAPAPVYPVPTQAPTYQAPAPAYQAPAYVEPAYEKQKKVSYEYSVDDYKGNKHSKKETIDGEMAVGEYKTLLPDGKEQTVTYESGPAGHLANVTYAEGQIYAPAPSYKAPAPAPVYTTPAPAPVYETPALAPAYMAPAPAPMYKAPAPAYKAPAPAPMYKPAAPAPVYTTAAPAPVYTTAAPAPMYVAPAPAPTYIAPAPAPVYTTAAPAPMYTTSAPAPTYMAPAPAPVYTTPAPAPVYTTAAPAPVYETPAPAPTAYKAPAYVEPAYEKKKVSYEYAVDDYKGNKHSKKETIDGETAVGEYKTLLPDGKEQTVTYESGPAGHLANVTYAQGQIYAPAPMYKAPVPAPVYTTPAPAPVYKAPAPAPTYKAPAPAPVYKAPAPVPAYMAPAPAPTYMAPAPVPVYTTPAPAPAYKAPAYMEPAYEKKKVSYQYSVDDYKGNKHSKKETIDGETAVGEYKTLLPDGKEQTVTYESGPYGHLANVAYAEGQKYATAPVYTTPAPVYETPAPVYTTPAPVYTTAAPVYTTAAPVYTTAAPVYTTAAPVYTTAAPVYTAAAPTYTTAAPVYTTPAPVYTTAAPAYTTAAPVYETPAPYKPPRKAPFSHTKTSVTYVKMPYVAKPAPAPSYPAPAPSYPAPAPSYPTPAPSYPAPTTYAPAMTTYAPTTTYAPTTTTTYAPTTTTTYAPTTTYAPTTTYTPTTTYAPTTTPTPTTTTAATTTTYAPTTTTPSTTTTSSYVSYPPYIVTAYPAPVPTPVTSSYVSPAKSPAYTAPSPSAPAPSYAPKRVMSAYGRR
- the LOC116923964 gene encoding extensin-2 isoform X2, which gives rise to MDRIHLRSFFHIALLCAAISLSWGGTDYAPEKKSYVVTGDVYPPTDMYSLKKIVNYEYALDDYYGNKHSKKEKIDGETAVGEYKTLLPDGKEQTVTYESGPYGHLANVAYTEGQTYAPAPAYKAPAPAPVYAAPAPVYPVPTQAPTYQAPAPAYQAPAYVEPAYEKKKVSYEYSVDDYKGNKHSKKETIDGEMAVGEYKTLLPDGKEQTVTYESGPAGHLANVTYAEGQIYAPAPSYKAPAPAPVYTTPAPAPVYETPALAPAYMAPAPAPMYKAPAPAYKAPAPAPMYKPAAPAPVYTTAAPAPVYTTAAPAPMYVAPAPAPTYIAPAPAPVYTTAAPAPMYTTSAPAPTYMAPAPAPVYTTPAPAPVYTTAAPAPVYETPAPAPTAYKAPAYVEPAYEKKKVSYEYAVDDYKGNKHSKKETIDGETAVGEYKTLLPDGKEQTVTYESGPAGHLANVTYAQGQIYAPAPMYKAPVPAPVYTTPAPAPVYKAPAPAPTYKAPAPAPVYKAPAPVPAYMAPAPAPTYMAPAPVPVYTTPAPAPAYKAPAYMEPAYEKKKVSYQYSVDDYKGNKHSKKETIDGETAVGEYKTLLPDGKEQTVTYESGPYGHLANVAYAEGQKYATAPVYTTPAPVYETPAPVYTTPAPVYTTAAPVYTTAAPVYTTAAPVYTTAAPVYTTAAPVYTAAAPTYTTAAPVYTTPAPVYTTAAPAYTTAAPVYETPAPYKPPRKAPFSHTKTSVTYVKMPYVAKPAPAPSYPAPAPSYPAPAPSYPTPAPSYPAPTTYAPAMTTYAPTTTYAPTTTTTYAPTTTTTYAPTTTYAPTTTYTPTTTYAPTTTPTPTTTTAATTTTYAPTTTTPSTTTTSSYVSYPPYIVTAYPAPVPTPVTSSYVSPAKSPAYTAPSPSAPAPSYAPKRVMSAYGRR